Proteins from one Bacteroidota bacterium genomic window:
- a CDS encoding Crp/Fnr family transcriptional regulator, translating into MINESLLTQYHATIISLRKGGMLFQQGELSTSFYIVKSGKIKMSNYSEDGREFVQGYFTAGQSFGEPPFFSKGSYPASAAATEKTEVWKVGYNDFLQLLKDNFPIHLEITKTLGTRLVYKSTMLSELAIEEAEHRLLTLIRYLVDHEAPYGKTSVKLSFTRQQLADMTGLRVETVIRSIKSLEQKRQLEIDTEGKIIWTQISK; encoded by the coding sequence ATGATCAACGAATCGCTCCTCACACAATACCACGCTACAATTATTTCGCTGAGAAAAGGCGGCATGCTTTTTCAACAGGGAGAACTTTCCACCTCGTTCTACATTGTAAAATCGGGAAAGATCAAGATGTCCAATTACAGTGAAGACGGCAGAGAGTTTGTGCAGGGATATTTCACTGCTGGGCAGAGTTTCGGTGAACCACCGTTCTTTTCCAAGGGATCGTATCCAGCATCTGCCGCAGCAACGGAAAAAACCGAAGTCTGGAAAGTTGGATACAACGATTTTCTTCAATTGCTGAAAGATAATTTCCCGATCCATCTTGAAATCACGAAAACACTTGGAACTCGACTGGTCTATAAATCCACTATGTTGTCGGAACTTGCCATTGAAGAAGCTGAGCATCGCTTACTCACATTAATTCGCTATCTTGTTGACCATGAAGCCCCGTACGGGAAAACATCCGTAAAACTCTCTTTTACCCGCCAACAGTTGGCCGATATGACCGGACTCCGTGTTGAAACCGTGATCCGGTCCATCAAATCTCTTGAACAAAAACGGCAACTGGAGATCGATACCGAAGGGAAAATCATTTGGACACAGATTTCCAAATGA
- the rpmA gene encoding 50S ribosomal protein L27 — protein MAHKKGAGSTKNGRDSNAQRLGVKRFGGELVNAGEILIRQRGTKFHPGDNVGRGGDDTLFALKTGRVKFHMISKTRQAVSIIIA, from the coding sequence ATGGCACATAAAAAAGGGGCCGGAAGTACTAAGAACGGACGCGACAGTAATGCGCAGCGTCTTGGTGTGAAACGTTTCGGCGGAGAATTAGTCAATGCTGGTGAAATCTTGATCCGTCAACGCGGAACAAAATTCCACCCGGGCGATAATGTTGGTCGGGGCGGCGACGATACCTTGTTTGCACTGAAAACAGGACGCGTGAAGTTCCATATGATCAGCAAAACACGCCAGGCGGTTTCGATTATCATCGCATAA
- the mdh gene encoding malate dehydrogenase: MKITVIGAGNVGATAAQRIAEKELANEVVLVDIVEGVPQGKGLDMYESAPVEGFDTVVTGTNTYDATTGSDIVVITAGIPRKPGMSRDDLLNTNAGIIKSVTEQVCAKSPNAILIVVSNPLDVMVYVAQKASGFPRERVIGMAGVLDTARYRTFIAMELGVSVEDITALILGGHGDSMVPLPRYTSVAGIPLTELMSQEKIDAIVKRAQNGGIEIVNYLKTGSAFYAPSSAAVQMVESIVKDKKRILPCAVMLNGEYGINDTVVGVPVKLGRKGMEKIIEIKLTAEESAALKKSAEDVKVNMDKVK, from the coding sequence ATGAAAATTACCGTAATCGGAGCAGGCAATGTGGGTGCAACTGCCGCACAGCGTATCGCAGAAAAAGAACTCGCTAACGAAGTTGTCTTGGTTGATATCGTTGAAGGAGTACCGCAAGGAAAAGGGCTTGACATGTACGAATCCGCACCGGTGGAAGGATTCGACACAGTGGTTACAGGAACGAACACATATGATGCAACAACTGGTTCGGATATTGTTGTGATTACCGCCGGCATCCCGCGCAAACCGGGAATGAGCCGGGACGATCTATTAAACACAAACGCCGGTATCATCAAATCCGTTACCGAACAAGTCTGTGCAAAATCGCCGAATGCTATTCTGATTGTTGTCTCCAATCCGTTAGATGTGATGGTGTATGTGGCGCAAAAGGCATCCGGTTTCCCACGCGAACGAGTCATTGGTATGGCTGGCGTTCTAGATACCGCGCGATATCGTACATTCATCGCAATGGAACTCGGCGTATCGGTTGAAGATATTACCGCATTAATTCTTGGCGGCCATGGTGATTCAATGGTTCCACTTCCCCGCTATACATCCGTTGCCGGAATTCCATTGACAGAATTGATGTCGCAAGAAAAGATCGACGCAATTGTTAAACGCGCTCAAAATGGTGGAATTGAAATTGTAAACTATTTGAAAACCGGAAGTGCATTTTACGCACCATCATCTGCTGCGGTGCAGATGGTTGAATCCATTGTGAAAGATAAAAAACGGATTCTCCCCTGCGCTGTGATGTTAAATGGCGAATATGGTATTAACGATACTGTCGTCGGTGTACCGGTAAAACTAGGACGCAAAGGAATGGAAAAGATCATCGAGATTAAATTGACTGCGGAAGAATCTGCCGCGTTGAAGAAATCTGCCGAAGATGTAAAAGTGAATATGGATAAAGTGAAATAG
- a CDS encoding ATP-binding protein has translation MAAKDQLYQLSIPSSRKNINLVEEFFRTMNDKFKLPEEKLHALLVSVTEAVNNGVIHGNKNDASKYVMLSCSMKGKTLTVKVRDEGEGFKPETVANPLHEENLLNTGGRGVFLMKAFMQSVQYNKKGNEVTMVMKL, from the coding sequence ATGGCAGCCAAAGACCAACTCTATCAACTTTCCATTCCCAGCAGCCGCAAGAATATTAATCTTGTGGAAGAATTCTTTCGTACAATGAACGATAAATTCAAACTACCGGAAGAAAAATTGCACGCACTGCTTGTTTCGGTAACAGAAGCGGTGAATAACGGCGTGATCCACGGTAATAAGAATGATGCATCAAAATACGTGATGCTGAGTTGTTCCATGAAAGGAAAAACACTCACCGTGAAAGTGAGAGATGAAGGAGAAGGATTCAAACCCGAGACGGTTGCTAATCCTCTTCATGAAGAAAACCTGCTCAACACCGGTGGACGAGGAGTGTTTCTGATGAAAGCATTTATGCAATCAGTGCAATATAATAAAAAAGGAAACGAAGTGACGATGGTGATGAAGTTGTAG
- the ric gene encoding iron-sulfur cluster repair di-iron protein produces the protein MISSSLQTKSLKEIVTDNFHTAAVFEKYSLDFCCRGGKTIDEACNEKGIDPASVLNDLLSVEKTNAAPLIPFSEWEPDVLCDYIVNNHHSYVMKMIPVLYTHTKKIAAVHGANHPELLKIADHFETVAIELQQHMKKEEQMLFPFIKKLYVSKKHNTSTVQAPFGSVQNPIRMMEEEHQNAGDEMYSIRSLSNGYTVPADGCTTYRITYQELQDFEHDLHQHVHLENNILFPKAVSLEQEMISKN, from the coding sequence ATGATATCTTCATCGCTACAAACGAAATCTCTGAAAGAGATCGTTACTGACAATTTTCATACAGCAGCAGTGTTCGAAAAATATTCGCTTGATTTTTGCTGCCGCGGTGGAAAGACGATCGACGAAGCATGTAATGAAAAAGGGATCGACCCCGCATCAGTTTTGAACGATCTTTTATCTGTTGAAAAGACAAATGCAGCTCCGCTCATACCATTTTCGGAATGGGAACCGGATGTCTTGTGTGATTACATCGTGAACAACCATCATTCCTATGTGATGAAAATGATTCCTGTGCTCTATACTCACACAAAAAAGATCGCTGCGGTCCACGGTGCCAACCACCCCGAACTGCTGAAGATCGCGGATCATTTTGAAACAGTCGCGATCGAATTACAGCAGCACATGAAAAAGGAAGAACAAATGCTCTTTCCGTTCATTAAAAAGCTATACGTTTCCAAGAAACACAATACTTCAACAGTCCAGGCTCCGTTTGGCAGCGTACAAAACCCCATCCGCATGATGGAAGAGGAACATCAGAATGCCGGTGATGAGATGTATTCTATCCGCTCGCTCAGCAACGGTTACACCGTGCCTGCGGATGGATGCACAACATACCGCATCACCTATCAGGAACTTCAGGATTTTGAACATGATCTCCATCAGCATGTGCATCTGGAAAACAACATCTTGTTCCCGAAAGCAGTTTCGCTGGAACAAGAGATGATCTCGAAAAATTAA
- the rplU gene encoding 50S ribosomal protein L21, with protein MYAVVEIAGQQYRVNPSEKLYVSKLDNAVDSVVTFDNVLLRADDKKVTVGNPVIKGASVEAKVLAHSKDDKVIVFKKKRRKGYRVKRGHRQQYTQIEITSIN; from the coding sequence ATGTACGCAGTAGTAGAAATTGCAGGACAGCAATACAGAGTGAATCCCTCGGAAAAACTCTATGTGTCGAAACTCGATAATGCTGTTGACAGTGTTGTGACGTTCGATAATGTGTTGCTTCGTGCGGACGACAAAAAGGTCACCGTTGGAAACCCGGTGATTAAAGGGGCTTCAGTAGAAGCAAAAGTTCTTGCCCATAGCAAGGACGACAAAGTGATTGTGTTCAAGAAAAAACGCCGTAAAGGCTATCGCGTAAAACGCGGACACCGTCAGCAATACACCCAAATTGAAATCACGTCTATCAATTAA
- a CDS encoding NAD(P)-dependent oxidoreductase yields the protein MKILVTGGSGSVGKYIVDELLQHGHTIGVLDLHSPKQNNVTFHNVDILILGDVERAMKGYDVVVHTAGIPHPLNDPAERVFNVNVNGTFNVLESAVRNGIKKVVFTSSESTLGFAFMTNRMVPEYIPIDEQHLMRPQDPYGLSKVIGEQICRTYSAKYGIRTICLREPWIWVPEAEQLPFYKKLVNEYHDWHKNLWTYVHVYDVAQAHRLAIEKDLENLHEIFFITAKENWTGKNSQELLHQFYPEVTNFSKSFSGPSALISHEKARQMLGYQPHYAVQDLFMKQ from the coding sequence ATGAAGATTCTTGTCACCGGAGGAAGCGGATCTGTCGGAAAATATATTGTCGATGAACTGCTGCAGCATGGGCACACTATTGGAGTGCTCGATCTACATTCTCCAAAACAAAATAATGTTACTTTTCATAACGTTGACATACTCATTCTTGGTGATGTTGAACGAGCAATGAAGGGATACGACGTTGTTGTTCACACTGCCGGAATTCCTCACCCTTTGAATGATCCAGCAGAGAGAGTCTTTAATGTAAACGTTAACGGCACATTTAATGTGCTTGAGTCTGCCGTGCGAAATGGAATCAAAAAAGTTGTCTTTACCTCAAGCGAATCCACACTCGGTTTTGCATTTATGACGAACCGCATGGTTCCGGAATATATTCCGATCGACGAACAGCATTTGATGCGGCCGCAAGATCCGTACGGATTAAGCAAAGTGATCGGCGAGCAGATCTGCCGAACATATTCCGCCAAATATGGGATTCGGACAATCTGTTTGCGCGAGCCATGGATCTGGGTTCCGGAGGCGGAACAACTTCCATTTTATAAAAAGTTGGTAAACGAATATCACGATTGGCATAAGAATCTTTGGACCTATGTGCATGTGTACGATGTAGCTCAAGCACATCGCCTTGCCATTGAAAAGGATTTGGAGAATCTCCACGAAATATTTTTCATCACCGCTAAGGAGAATTGGACCGGCAAAAATTCTCAAGAGCTGTTGCATCAGTTTTATCCCGAAGTAACGAACTTCTCTAAGTCATTTTCAGGCCCATCCGCATTAATCTCACATGAAAAAGCACGCCAGATGCTTGGCTACCAACCGCACTATGCAGTTCAAGATTTATTTATGAAACAATGA
- a CDS encoding CDGSH iron-sulfur domain-containing protein — MATKIVVNNNGSYRIEGEDIEIVDMNGNRFNLNGRTRVSLCRCGLSKTKPFCDATHKTNGFQSVCEAYELPPITPKQ, encoded by the coding sequence ATGGCAACAAAAATAGTTGTGAATAATAATGGAAGTTACCGCATTGAAGGTGAGGATATTGAGATCGTCGATATGAATGGAAATCGTTTTAATCTAAATGGTCGCACTCGGGTCTCTCTTTGCCGATGCGGTCTCAGCAAGACAAAACCATTCTGCGATGCTACTCATAAAACAAACGGATTCCAATCAGTTTGTGAGGCGTACGAGCTTCCGCCTATTACACCTAAACAATAA